Part of the Streptomyces sp. NBC_01353 genome, GGCTCCGCCCGCGACGATGAAATCCGTCGGCCTGCGGACGTCTTCGCCGCGCACTGCTGAAATGTGGATGGTGCCCTGGTCCTCCCCGAGGTGCAGTGAGGAGTCCACTGAGTTGTTGCGGTTGTCGCCCAACAGGAAGATCCGCTGCTCGGGCACGGTCACGTCGAAGGGAACGATGGACGGCACGGACCGGTCCAGGATGTACGGCTCGTCCAGCGGCTGCCCGTTGAGCCTGAGCGTGCTCTCGCCCTGCCGGTACTCGATCCGGTCGCCGCCGAACGCCACCACCCGCGACAGCACGAGCCCGTCCGGCACCCACTCCGGAACCGATACGAGCACCACGTCGCCCCGCGAGACCTCGAAGTTCTCGCTGTCGGCGCCCATCGAGAACCAGGCCGTGTCCCCCGGCTCGTACGTCGGCCGCATGTTTTCGCCGCGGATGTTCTCCTTCTGGTAGACCACCTCCGGGTGGTCTCCGGGCGCCGACATCGCCCCCCAGGCCGACCCGCCGAGCACCAGCAGCCCACCCGCTGCCAGCAGCACGATCGCCCAGATACCCCGTCCCCGCCCCCGCCTGCGCTCCATCACTCGCGCAGAATACGGATGCGGCCCCGTCACCACCAGGGTGCTGAGGGGCCTGAACGGGACGTAGTCGTGCCTTCGCCGAGCGAAGAGGCCCAGTTTGGAAGACCGCGTATGCGGATGGGGGCTGACCTGCTGGTTCGCTGGCCCGGGGAAGAACAGCTAGATCACTGAGGTTCCCCGTGGTTCCCCGCCCAGCACCGACCGATCGGGCACGCACGGGGCCCGGCGATTCAACGCTTCTGGGCCCTGTACCTCTTGAGAAGGGCCGTGATCTTCGCGTAGTCGGCGGCGCCATTCAGCTCAACCAGGAGATCATCGGGACAGAGCTCGTAGTGGTCGCCCCACCATCGCCGTCCCTTGTTGTCCCAGATGCGGTAACCCCCGGGTACGCCTCTAGCCACGTACCGCCTTCTGCTCATGCCGCTCCCCCTCCTGCCGCGATGGCCTCCGGCACGGTACATCGCGGGTGGCGACGAGCTGCCGGAAGACGAATGAACGACGCGCTCATCAGTACGGAACGTCCTCAACGTGTGCCATGGCCGTCATCGTAGGAGTCGGGCCCGACAGTGAGGACGTCGACGAGGAGGACGGATGACCGACGACACCCCCCTCTTCCGGGAGGGCCTGCGGGCGCTTCCGGACAGCTGGGGCCACTGGCCCGACGAGGAGACCCCCGAACGGTGGGCCCTGGTCCGCGGCGTCCTGGAGGCCGGGCTGCCGCCCGCACGCCTCGACGAGCCGGAGCCGCGCATCCATCCCAAGGACAAGTTCTTCGCGGACGACGAGTACCCGCCCGACGACTGGCACTGCAACGAGATCCTGCGCGAACTCGTGAAGGACCTGCCCCGCCTCACCGTCGGACAGCTGGCCGAGGTCGAGGCCGCCTGCGCCGCCGACGGCCTCGACACCACCGACTTCCCGCGGACATGGACGTGGCGGATCGCCGGCCGGCTCGTCGAACCCGCGCTGAACTGGTGCGGCATCGCCGACGACATCGACGCCCTCGACCGCTGGTTCCCGGAGCTCGCCGCGCTGTACATCCGGCGGCGGATGGCCGTCGAGCAGGCGACCCTCTCCCTCCTCGCCGTCCGCGAACTCCCCAGCGCCCGCGCCGCGCTCACCGCCCTCGCTGTCGACGAGGACGTCGACGAGGAGACCCGTGTGTGGATTGCGAAGCGCCTGAAGGAGGACGAGAGTTCGGCCTGAGCCGAGCGCCTACCCCAGCCGTCGGTAGCGCCGCTCCGGGCGCCCCGTGCCTCCGTACCGCAGTGTGATCTCCGCGCGGCCCGTCTCCGCGAAGTACTCCAGATAGCGGCGCGCGCTGACCCGGGAGAGGGAGCCCGCCTCCGCGCACTCCGTCGCCGACAGGCCCTCCGGGTGCGCACGCAGGATGCCGTCCACCAGTTCCGCCGTGTGCGCGGCGAGGCCCTTCGGGAGTTCGCGCGAGCCCGGCGGGCGGGTCCCGAAGATCTGGTCCACATCCTCCTGGCGGGCCTCGTCCAGCGCGTCCAGGCGCGTGCGCAGCGAGGCCACGTGCCGCAGCTGCTCCTGCAGGGCGGCCTGGTTGAACGGCTTGATCAGATAGTGCAGCGCCCCCGCCCGCAGCGCCGAGCGGATCATGGCGGCGTCCCGAGCCGCCGTGATGAACAGGGCGTCGACGGCCAGACCGGTCCCGCGCAGCTCCCGCAGCACACTGATCCCGTCCATGTCGGGCAGGAAGATGTCGAGCAGCACCAGATCCGGGCGCAGCCGGTCGGCCAGACGCAGCGCGTCCGCGCCGCTGTGCGCGACCCCGACGACGGAGAAACCGTCCACGGCCGACACATAACGGCTGTGCAGCTTCGCGACCATGAAGTCGTCGTCCACCACCAGCACCTTTGTCACCCCGACACGCTAGGTCGCGACCACAAGGACCACAACGTCCGTTGATTGCGGAAGAGAGACAGCTTCTTAACGCGCAGGCAACATGTGGGCCACTTCACATCCCTTATCGAGAGGCGGCACACGTGCGTCTGCGCACCCCCCTCGCCCTGCTCGGGGCCGCGCTGCTGGTGTTGGTGGGGCCGCCCCTGCTCTCCACCGGCGGCGGCTCCGACACCGGCACCCAGATACCGGGCCTGCGGTTCATGGTTCCCAACACGCCCGGCGGCGGATACGACATCACCGCCCGCACCGCGGCCAAGAACGCCGAGGACGCCGGTCTCACCACCGACATCGAGGTCTTCAACCTGCCCGGCGCCGGCGGCACCGTCGGTCTGACCCGGCTCGTCGGCGAGCACGGCAACGGCCGGCTCGCCATGTCCATGGGCCTCGGCGTCGTCGGAGCGGTCCACACCAACAAGACCCCGAAGACGCTCGCCGACACCACCCCGATCGCCCGGCTCACCATGGAGCAGGACATCGTCGTGGTCGGCAAGAACTCCCCGTACAAGACCATCCAGGACCTGCTCGCCGCCTGGAAGAAGGACCCCGGGAAGCTGCCCGTCGGCGGCGGCTCCTCCCCCGGCGGACCCGACCACCTCGCCCCCATGCTGATGGCCCAGGCCGCCGGCATCGCGCCGAAGAGCGTCAACTACATCCCCTTCGACGGCGGCGGCGAGCTCCTCGCCTCCATCCTCGGCAACAAGGTCGCCTTCGGCGTCTCGGGCGTCGGCGAGTACCTCGACCAGATCCAGTCCGGCGAACTGCGGCTCCTCGCCGTCACCGGCGCCGAGCGGATCCCCGGCCTGGACGCCCCCACCCTGCGCGAGGCAGGACTCGACACCGAGTTCATCAACTGGCGGGGGATCGTCGCCCCGCCCGGCCTCTCCGACGCCGAGCGCGACAAACTCGTCGGCCTGGTGAAGAAGCTGCACGACTCCCCGGAGTGGCGCGAGTCGCTGAAGAAGAACAACTGGAACGACGCCTTCCTGCCCGGCGAGGAGTTCGGCACCTTCCTCACCGAGCAGGACGAGCGGGTCGGCTCGGTACTGAAGGAGCTCGGACTGTGACGAACACAGCGACGACCAAGGAGACGACGGAAGCGACCACGGAGAAGAAGTCCTGGCTGCGCGAGCACTCCGAGCTCGGCGTCAGCCTCCTCCTCTTCGCCATCGGCGTCCTCGTCCTCACCGACGCCCTCACCATGACCGTCGACATCGCCCAGCGCGGTCCCGTCGGCCCCAAGACCGTCCCGGTCCTGGTCGGCGCCGGCCTGCTCGTCGTCGCCGTCCTCCTCGCGATCGACGTCCTGCGCGGCGGCCGCGGCGAGTCCGAGGGCGGCGAGGACATCGACCTCTCCGAGCCCAGCGACTGGCGTACGGTCCTGCTCCTCGCCGGAGTCTTCCTCGCCTTCGCGGTCCTGATCGGACCGGTCGGCTTCCCCGTCTCCGGAGCCCTCCTCTTCTGGGGCGCGGCCTACGCCCTCGGCAGCCGCCACCTCCACCGAGACCCGCTGATCGCCGCCGGACTCTCCCTGATCACCTATGTCATCTTCAACAACCTGCTCGGAGTTCCGCTGCCCGGCGGCCCGCTGATGGGAGTGCTCTGACCCATGGACTCACTGAACTCCCTGATCGACGGATTCGGCACCGCCCTCACCCCGATCAACCTGCTCTGGGCCGCCATCGGCGTGCTCCTCGGCACCGCCATCGGCGTCCTGCCCGGCATCGGCCCGGCCATGGCGGTCGCGCTGCTGCTGCCGGTGACGTACGGACTCGAACCGACCGGCGCCTTCATCATGTTCGCCGGCATCTACTACGGAGCCATGTTCGGCGGCTCCACCACCTCGATCCTGCTCAACACCCCCGGCGAGAGCGCGGCCGTCGTCGCCGCCATGGAGGGCAACCCCATGGCCAAGGCGGGTCGCGGCGCACAGGCGCTCGCGGCCGCCGCCATCGGCCACTTCGCCGGCGGCATGATCGGCACGCTCCTGCTCGTCGCGCTCGCCCCGACCGTCGCCGCACTCGCCGTCGACATCGGCGCGCCCGACTACTTCGCCATCATGGTCCTCGCGTTCATCGCGGTGACCTCCGTCCTCGGCTCCTCCCGCATCCGCGGCCTCGCCTCGCTCCTCATCGGCCTCACCCTCGGCCTGGTCGGCCTCGACCAGATGACCGGCCAGCAGCGCCTCACCTTCGGCTCGCTCCAGCTCGCCGACGGCATCGACGTCGTGATCGTCGCGGTGGGCCTCTTCGCCATCGGCGAGGCCCTGTGGGTCGCCGCCCATCTTCGCCGCACCGCGGGGGAGGCCATCCCGGTCGGACGTCCGTGGCTCGGCAAGGACGATGTGCGGCGCACCTGGAAGTCCTGGCTGCGCGGCCCCGTCATCGGCTTCCCGTTCGGCGCCATCCCGGCCGGCGGCGCGGAGATCCCGACCTTCCTGTCGTATGTCACCGAGAAGCGGCTCTCCAAGCACAAGGACCAGTTCGGCAAGGGCGCCATCGAGGGCGTCGCGGGACCCGAGTCCGCCGCCTCCGCCTCCGCCGCGGGCACCCTCGTCTCCATGCTGACCCTGGGCCTGCCGACGACGGCCGTCGCCGCCGTCATGCTCGCCGCCTTCCAGCAGTACGGCATCCAGCCCGGCCCGCTGCTCTTCGAGCGCGAACCCGACCTGGTCTGGGGCCTGATCGCCTCGCTCTTCGTCGGCATGGTCCTGCTGCTCGCGCTCAACCTGCCGCTCGCGCCCGTCTGGGCCAAGCTCCTGCGCATCCCGCGTCCGTACCTCTACGCCGGCATCCTGTTCTTCGCCGCCGTCGGCGCGTACGCGGTGGGCGGCGAGGCGCTCGACCTGGTCATTCTGCTGATCATCGGCCTGATCGGCTTCGGTATGCGGCGCTACGGCCTCCCGGTCCTGCCCGCCGT contains:
- the lepB gene encoding signal peptidase I yields the protein MERRRGRGRGIWAIVLLAAGGLLVLGGSAWGAMSAPGDHPEVVYQKENIRGENMRPTYEPGDTAWFSMGADSENFEVSRGDVVLVSVPEWVPDGLVLSRVVAFGGDRIEYRQGESTLRLNGQPLDEPYILDRSVPSIVPFDVTVPEQRIFLLGDNRNNSVDSSLHLGEDQGTIHISAVRGEDVRRPTDFIVAGGAVVGGAVMCVVGGGLGVWALVLRRRRPFRRQLRLRA
- a CDS encoding response regulator, which translates into the protein MTKVLVVDDDFMVAKLHSRYVSAVDGFSVVGVAHSGADALRLADRLRPDLVLLDIFLPDMDGISVLRELRGTGLAVDALFITAARDAAMIRSALRAGALHYLIKPFNQAALQEQLRHVASLRTRLDALDEARQEDVDQIFGTRPPGSRELPKGLAAHTAELVDGILRAHPEGLSATECAEAGSLSRVSARRYLEYFAETGRAEITLRYGGTGRPERRYRRLG
- a CDS encoding tripartite tricarboxylate transporter substrate binding protein, coding for MRLRTPLALLGAALLVLVGPPLLSTGGGSDTGTQIPGLRFMVPNTPGGGYDITARTAAKNAEDAGLTTDIEVFNLPGAGGTVGLTRLVGEHGNGRLAMSMGLGVVGAVHTNKTPKTLADTTPIARLTMEQDIVVVGKNSPYKTIQDLLAAWKKDPGKLPVGGGSSPGGPDHLAPMLMAQAAGIAPKSVNYIPFDGGGELLASILGNKVAFGVSGVGEYLDQIQSGELRLLAVTGAERIPGLDAPTLREAGLDTEFINWRGIVAPPGLSDAERDKLVGLVKKLHDSPEWRESLKKNNWNDAFLPGEEFGTFLTEQDERVGSVLKELGL
- a CDS encoding tripartite tricarboxylate transporter TctB family protein, which codes for MTNTATTKETTEATTEKKSWLREHSELGVSLLLFAIGVLVLTDALTMTVDIAQRGPVGPKTVPVLVGAGLLVVAVLLAIDVLRGGRGESEGGEDIDLSEPSDWRTVLLLAGVFLAFAVLIGPVGFPVSGALLFWGAAYALGSRHLHRDPLIAAGLSLITYVIFNNLLGVPLPGGPLMGVL
- a CDS encoding tripartite tricarboxylate transporter permease — protein: MDSLNSLIDGFGTALTPINLLWAAIGVLLGTAIGVLPGIGPAMAVALLLPVTYGLEPTGAFIMFAGIYYGAMFGGSTTSILLNTPGESAAVVAAMEGNPMAKAGRGAQALAAAAIGHFAGGMIGTLLLVALAPTVAALAVDIGAPDYFAIMVLAFIAVTSVLGSSRIRGLASLLIGLTLGLVGLDQMTGQQRLTFGSLQLADGIDVVIVAVGLFAIGEALWVAAHLRRTAGEAIPVGRPWLGKDDVRRTWKSWLRGPVIGFPFGAIPAGGAEIPTFLSYVTEKRLSKHKDQFGKGAIEGVAGPESAASASAAGTLVSMLTLGLPTTAVAAVMLAAFQQYGIQPGPLLFEREPDLVWGLIASLFVGMVLLLALNLPLAPVWAKLLRIPRPYLYAGILFFAAVGAYAVGGEALDLVILLIIGLIGFGMRRYGLPVLPAVIGVILGPAAEQQLRRALQISDGSLTGLVNTPFSVTVYAVVVLLLAWPLLRKVIVRRRNVSA